One Megasphaera elsdenii DSM 20460 genomic window carries:
- a CDS encoding MalY/PatB family protein — MKYDFTTIIDRAGKDATAFDGIGKTVWGFEPDKAKPGFDEIPMWVADMSFATCPAVVQAMEQRLKHPLFGYFLPSDAYYQRIIDWQTTRHDWPELTRDMIGYENGVHGGITSTIQVLTEPGDAVLVHSPTYPGFIGDLSNTGRHVVFSPLRKEQGIWRMDFADMEEKIKKHHVHLAIFCSPQNPTGRVWERWEIEQAMALFKKYDVWVISDEIWSDIIFQGHCHIPTAAVSEDARQRTVAFYAPSKTFNLAGLIGSYHIIANPLLREKITQHGQRTCYNEMNVLSMHALIGAYSQDGHEWTDELNQVLESNCRYATQYIQDHFPGCQVSLPQGTYMLFVECGEYLKANQMTLPELLKKAWDVGVAWQDGRKFAWKDAMRLNLALPRTRLEEAMRRLSEYVF, encoded by the coding sequence ATGAAATACGATTTTACGACGATTATTGACCGAGCTGGTAAGGATGCTACGGCTTTCGATGGCATTGGCAAGACCGTTTGGGGCTTTGAACCGGATAAGGCCAAGCCCGGTTTCGATGAAATCCCCATGTGGGTAGCGGACATGAGTTTCGCGACTTGCCCGGCTGTCGTCCAGGCCATGGAACAACGGTTGAAACACCCGCTTTTTGGTTATTTCCTGCCGTCTGATGCCTATTACCAGCGCATCATCGACTGGCAGACGACCCGTCATGACTGGCCGGAACTGACACGCGACATGATCGGCTATGAAAATGGCGTCCACGGCGGCATTACTAGCACTATCCAGGTTCTGACCGAACCGGGTGACGCCGTCTTAGTCCACAGCCCGACATATCCCGGCTTCATCGGGGACCTGAGCAACACCGGCCGGCACGTCGTCTTCAGCCCCCTTCGCAAAGAACAGGGCATTTGGCGCATGGATTTCGCCGACATGGAAGAAAAAATCAAGAAGCACCATGTCCACTTGGCCATTTTCTGCTCACCTCAGAACCCGACAGGCCGCGTCTGGGAACGCTGGGAAATCGAACAGGCCATGGCCCTTTTCAAAAAATACGATGTCTGGGTCATCAGCGATGAAATCTGGTCGGACATCATTTTCCAAGGCCACTGCCATATCCCGACGGCAGCCGTCTCCGAAGACGCCCGCCAGCGTACGGTCGCTTTCTATGCTCCGTCCAAAACCTTCAACCTGGCCGGCCTGATCGGCAGTTACCACATCATCGCCAATCCGCTTTTGCGAGAAAAGATTACACAGCATGGACAACGGACCTGTTATAACGAAATGAACGTCCTTTCCATGCACGCCCTGATCGGCGCCTATAGCCAGGACGGACACGAATGGACCGACGAATTGAACCAGGTCCTGGAAAGCAACTGCCGCTATGCGACCCAGTACATCCAGGACCATTTCCCGGGCTGCCAGGTCAGCCTGCCGCAGGGGACTTACATGCTCTTCGTCGAATGTGGGGAATACTTGAAAGCAAACCAGATGACCCTGCCGGAACTCCTGAAAAAAGCCTGGGACGTCGGCGTCGCCTGGCAAGATGGCCGGAAATTCGCCTGGAAAGACGCCATGCGCCTGAACCTGGCCCTGCCCCGGACCCGCCTGGAAGAAGCCATGAGACGCCTGTCGGAATACGTTTTTTAG
- the cas6 gene encoding CRISPR system precrRNA processing endoribonuclease RAMP protein Cas6: protein MLRLIEIPLKMPEHTRIHPAMGSIFHGALMDVIAPTSAELYHHMTLRPYSQVVYWDETKHCPLWRIGTLTDEAYERLVIPLEKVPALWLKQKQYEVSLGPMQLLRQTSFEDLAAQFVKADSAPAGAEWQCLSIMSFKQEGRYVILPDIRLIYQSLLQRWNTFSDTVKLEQDDLLEQLTSHCRLTKYQLRSQVFSVNGSQIYGCEGWQRFSFFGYDMLKRLQGLLASLAPFSGVGVKTALGMGAVDTTVL, encoded by the coding sequence ATGTTAAGGCTGATAGAAATCCCGTTGAAGATGCCGGAACATACCCGCATCCATCCGGCTATGGGATCTATCTTTCATGGGGCCTTGATGGATGTCATTGCTCCGACTAGTGCCGAACTGTATCATCATATGACCCTGCGTCCCTATAGCCAGGTCGTATATTGGGATGAAACAAAGCATTGCCCGCTTTGGCGTATTGGGACCTTGACAGATGAAGCCTATGAAAGATTGGTCATCCCTTTGGAAAAAGTACCGGCCCTTTGGCTCAAACAGAAACAATATGAAGTTTCGCTGGGACCGATGCAGCTCTTAAGGCAGACAAGCTTCGAGGACTTAGCTGCTCAGTTCGTCAAAGCCGATTCAGCCCCAGCCGGGGCTGAATGGCAGTGCCTCAGTATCATGAGTTTTAAACAAGAAGGACGATATGTTATCTTGCCAGATATCCGCCTTATATATCAGAGCTTATTGCAGCGCTGGAATACTTTTTCCGATACGGTAAAACTGGAACAAGATGATTTATTAGAACAACTGACCAGCCATTGCCGCCTCACGAAATATCAGCTTCGGTCCCAAGTCTTTTCGGTCAATGGCAGCCAGATTTATGGCTGTGAAGGCTGGCAGCGTTTTTCTTTCTTTGGATACGATATGTTGAAGCGGCTTCAAGGGCTGCTCGCCTCTTTGGCGCCTTTTTCGGGTGTCGGTGTCAAGACAGCTCTCGGTATGGGCGCCGTAGATACGACCGTTTTGTAA
- a CDS encoding epoxyqueuosine reductase QueH — MTVSPHKNSQVINEVGLDIEDQYGYAYLPTDFKKNNGFLTSTKMTEAYHLYRQPYCGCIFGARDQGLDLGKIRQDAEAFLAQQESTVGG, encoded by the coding sequence CTGACCGTCAGCCCCCATAAGAACTCACAGGTCATCAATGAAGTCGGCCTGGACATCGAAGACCAATACGGCTACGCTTATTTGCCGACGGATTTCAAGAAAAACAACGGCTTCCTTACATCGACGAAAATGACCGAAGCCTACCACCTCTACCGCCAGCCCTATTGCGGTTGCATTTTCGGTGCCCGCGACCAGGGCCTGGATTTGGGAAAAATTCGCCAAGATGCAGAAGCCTTTTTGGCCCAACAGGAATCGACCGTAGGGGGATAA
- a CDS encoding (deoxy)nucleoside triphosphate pyrophosphohydrolase: MKHLEVVAAILEYDGKILCMERGQGKFDYVSFKYEFPGGKIEPGEAKHTAIERELREEMDVHVSVKESDLYMTVHHDYPDFSMTMYAFYCHLDKPDFVRKEHVDAKWMTPEDMPTLDWAPADVPIMKKLSGK; the protein is encoded by the coding sequence ATGAAGCATTTAGAAGTGGTAGCTGCGATTTTGGAGTATGATGGAAAAATTCTTTGCATGGAACGGGGCCAGGGGAAATTTGACTATGTCAGTTTCAAATACGAGTTTCCTGGCGGCAAGATTGAACCGGGTGAAGCCAAGCATACGGCTATTGAACGGGAACTGCGGGAAGAAATGGATGTCCATGTGTCTGTCAAGGAATCGGATTTGTACATGACGGTCCATCACGATTACCCTGATTTTTCCATGACCATGTATGCCTTCTATTGCCATTTGGACAAGCCCGACTTTGTTCGCAAAGAACACGTCGATGCGAAGTGGATGACTCCCGAAGATATGCCGACATTGGACTGGGCACCGGCCGATGTGCCCATCATGAAAAAACTTTCTGGAAAGTAG
- the csm5 gene encoding type III-A CRISPR-associated RAMP protein Csm5, whose translation MINAEKWEHKTYELTCISPIHVGNGEVLKQYEYIFTKDRNQQRVYFLDKAKWMNFLIRHHLIDDYASQVFSGKMNLRGWLQAQRLGSLSTIIREICISSADVYLVRDVKQRLNDIHRQVKTPDGTPYIPGSTLKGAIRSAILFHDIRQHPDDYRLFWSRIKAAMKARERDRYDKQMGHLVQAIERKAFARLKQYKNQPDDALQSVMKGLSVSDAMLVGHERDTVILQKYDVSAVCREGLDGHSLALFRECIPAGRKFRFSMTLDRDIAKRIGITTLDDIWQWVRDYLAFGLAQEKAVFGHEYKGKFEESKLADIRLGGGTGFLTKTVYYALAPKEEGRTVLAEFFDKVLFTRRSCHHHMTKDDKLTPRTLKLAWVHDDCQILGLAAVKEVASC comes from the coding sequence ATGATAAATGCAGAGAAATGGGAACATAAGACGTATGAGCTGACCTGTATCAGTCCGATTCACGTTGGCAATGGCGAAGTCTTGAAACAATACGAATATATTTTCACCAAAGACCGGAATCAGCAGCGCGTTTATTTTCTTGATAAAGCCAAGTGGATGAACTTCTTAATTCGTCATCACTTAATCGATGATTATGCGTCACAGGTCTTTTCGGGAAAAATGAACTTGCGCGGCTGGCTCCAGGCGCAGCGGCTGGGCAGTCTGTCGACTATTATCCGGGAAATTTGTATTTCTTCGGCCGATGTCTATTTGGTTAGAGACGTCAAACAGCGGCTCAACGACATTCACCGTCAAGTCAAGACGCCCGATGGAACACCGTATATTCCTGGCAGCACTTTGAAAGGTGCTATCCGTTCAGCTATTTTGTTCCATGATATTCGTCAGCATCCCGATGATTATCGCCTTTTCTGGAGCCGTATCAAGGCGGCTATGAAAGCCAGAGAAAGAGATAGATATGATAAACAAATGGGCCACCTGGTTCAGGCCATAGAACGGAAGGCCTTTGCGCGGCTCAAGCAATATAAAAATCAGCCTGATGATGCCTTGCAGAGCGTCATGAAAGGCCTTTCCGTCAGTGATGCCATGCTCGTCGGGCATGAACGGGATACAGTGATTTTACAGAAATACGACGTTTCAGCCGTTTGCAGGGAAGGGTTGGACGGACATTCCTTAGCACTTTTTCGCGAATGTATTCCAGCAGGCCGGAAGTTCCGCTTTTCTATGACCTTAGATCGGGACATAGCCAAGCGTATTGGCATTACGACCCTCGACGATATCTGGCAATGGGTGCGGGATTATTTGGCATTTGGGTTAGCTCAAGAAAAAGCTGTCTTTGGTCATGAATATAAAGGAAAATTTGAAGAAAGCAAGCTGGCAGATATCCGTCTCGGCGGCGGTACGGGTTTCCTGACCAAGACTGTCTATTATGCCTTGGCCCCGAAAGAGGAAGGACGGACTGTGTTGGCAGAATTCTTCGATAAAGTGCTGTTCACGCGGAGAAGCTGTCATCACCATATGACCAAAGATGACAAACTGACGCCACGGACGCTGAAATTGGCTTGGGTTCATGACGACTGCCAGATATTGGGCTTGGCGGCAGTGAAAGAGGTGGCGTCATGTTAA
- a CDS encoding DUF3427 domain-containing protein encodes MVEYGALEQCLREGFIDYTVEADQRYVPKILTNNKEKKRKVLDTILSQLYVCDSFLFSVAFLTKSGIACLKDALIQNRKATGKILASQYLNFTEPGALRELLKFPNVELRMVTEERAFHAKGYLFHRPQAGPENYTMVIGSSNMTANALTHNQEWNVFFTSAENGSLIRQTKEEFDALWDTAEVVDEAWIQAYESVYTHNKPKRQSVYVPFHKIQPNAMQKAALAGIQKLRDDGQDRGLLISATGTGKTYLSAFDVLKMQPRRFLFVVHRELIVKSARDSYVRIGINPADTGLLTGHDKELDKPYIFATIQTLSQDEILHTFAPDTFDYIVIDEVHHGGAATYQKVIRYFQPKFLLGMTATPERSDDFDIYALFHHHIAYEIRLHDALEENMLVPFHYHGISEITVNGKVLDDMSDFALLTCEERVKHILYYADLYGSDAERIKGLVFCRNVDEAQALAETFRQHGKRAVALTGASSERERSEAIGHLEAKAAEDLQYLDYIFTCDIFNEGVDIPQVNQVIMLRPTTSAIVFVQQLGRGLRKYPHKRYLEVLDFIGNYENNFLLPIALFGDRTYDKDFVRRLMQVNFLPGPTSVHFDDIAKERIYAAIDAKSALADLRDLKESYRNMAYRLGRQPMMMDFVRFGDKDPALFVAKKESFFEFVQYMEPFASTLTEAHRAVLKMLSLELANGKRIEELLVLRHLLMESSWSTAALAREMSETYHFLPSTETMESVARLLNLQFFTKTARKKYGSEPLISFENHAYVATSYWNDLKANEEFQRYVQDILDYGTYRFENLYVHDEPEIVRGFVRYGRYSRKDVSRILNYETNREGTLNGYQIVGATCPIFVTYEKREDISANTKYEDQFVSPQQFSWMTRARIHLTSSQIPAICDEHTRKLLFVKKSDAEGSDFYYIGDLTVLGKPVETTIANDKGQQLPIVNFQFLLDKPVEDKLYRYLCE; translated from the coding sequence ATGGTTGAATACGGGGCTTTGGAACAGTGCCTGCGCGAAGGATTTATTGATTATACGGTAGAAGCGGACCAACGCTATGTTCCCAAGATTCTGACCAATAATAAAGAGAAAAAGCGCAAGGTTCTCGACACGATTTTGTCGCAGCTGTACGTCTGTGATTCTTTTTTGTTTTCCGTGGCGTTTTTGACGAAAAGCGGCATTGCCTGCCTGAAAGATGCGCTCATTCAGAATCGGAAGGCGACGGGAAAAATTTTAGCCTCTCAGTATTTGAATTTTACCGAACCCGGTGCGTTGCGGGAATTGTTGAAGTTTCCCAATGTTGAATTGCGCATGGTGACAGAAGAACGGGCTTTTCATGCCAAAGGCTATCTTTTCCATCGTCCCCAGGCAGGGCCGGAAAATTATACCATGGTCATTGGCAGCAGCAATATGACGGCTAACGCCTTGACGCACAATCAGGAATGGAATGTTTTCTTTACATCGGCAGAAAACGGCTCTCTCATCCGGCAGACGAAGGAAGAATTTGATGCTTTGTGGGATACGGCGGAAGTCGTGGACGAAGCGTGGATTCAGGCCTACGAGTCTGTGTACACGCATAATAAGCCGAAACGGCAGTCCGTATATGTGCCCTTCCATAAAATTCAACCTAATGCCATGCAAAAGGCGGCTTTAGCTGGGATTCAAAAGCTTCGTGATGACGGGCAGGATCGAGGCTTGCTCATTTCAGCGACGGGGACTGGGAAAACCTATTTATCAGCCTTTGACGTCTTAAAAATGCAGCCCCGGCGGTTTCTCTTTGTGGTCCATCGGGAGCTCATCGTCAAAAGTGCACGGGATAGTTATGTCCGGATTGGCATCAATCCGGCCGATACGGGGCTGCTGACAGGGCATGATAAAGAATTGGATAAGCCTTATATTTTTGCGACCATTCAGACTTTGTCCCAAGACGAAATCCTTCATACCTTTGCGCCCGACACCTTTGATTATATTGTCATTGACGAAGTGCATCACGGGGGTGCTGCGACGTATCAAAAAGTCATTCGCTATTTTCAGCCCAAGTTTCTGTTAGGCATGACGGCGACGCCGGAGCGGTCCGATGATTTCGATATTTATGCGCTGTTCCATCATCATATTGCTTATGAAATCCGTTTGCACGATGCGCTGGAAGAAAATATGCTCGTTCCTTTTCACTATCACGGCATCAGCGAAATTACGGTCAACGGCAAGGTGTTAGATGACATGAGTGATTTCGCCTTACTGACTTGTGAAGAACGTGTAAAACATATATTATATTATGCTGATTTGTATGGCAGTGACGCTGAACGCATCAAAGGTCTCGTTTTTTGCCGCAATGTAGACGAAGCGCAGGCCCTGGCTGAAACTTTTCGCCAGCATGGAAAACGAGCCGTTGCCTTGACGGGTGCGTCGAGCGAAAGGGAACGAAGCGAAGCCATTGGTCATTTGGAGGCGAAGGCAGCAGAAGACCTGCAGTATCTCGACTATATTTTTACTTGCGATATTTTCAATGAAGGCGTCGACATTCCCCAGGTCAATCAGGTCATCATGCTGCGTCCGACGACGTCGGCGATCGTCTTTGTCCAGCAGTTAGGCCGGGGACTGCGAAAATATCCACATAAGCGCTATTTGGAAGTTCTCGATTTCATCGGCAATTATGAAAATAATTTCCTGCTTCCCATTGCCCTGTTTGGCGACCGGACATACGATAAGGATTTTGTCCGCCGTCTCATGCAGGTCAATTTTTTGCCGGGTCCGACGTCGGTTCATTTTGACGATATCGCCAAAGAACGGATTTATGCGGCGATTGATGCCAAAAGTGCTTTGGCAGATCTGCGGGATTTGAAAGAATCATACCGTAATATGGCCTATCGCTTGGGACGTCAACCCATGATGATGGATTTTGTCCGCTTTGGCGACAAGGATCCGGCCTTGTTTGTGGCGAAGAAGGAGTCTTTCTTTGAATTTGTTCAATACATGGAGCCTTTTGCCTCGACCTTGACCGAAGCCCATCGGGCGGTATTGAAGATGCTGAGTTTGGAACTGGCTAATGGCAAACGCATAGAGGAATTGTTGGTCTTGCGCCATTTATTGATGGAATCATCTTGGTCTACGGCGGCGCTGGCTAGGGAAATGAGCGAAACATACCATTTTCTGCCGTCTACGGAAACGATGGAAAGCGTGGCCCGCTTGTTGAATTTGCAATTTTTTACGAAAACGGCTAGAAAAAAATACGGTAGTGAGCCGCTTATTTCCTTTGAAAATCATGCGTATGTGGCCACCTCCTATTGGAATGACTTGAAAGCCAATGAAGAATTTCAACGTTATGTTCAGGATATCCTTGACTATGGAACGTATCGCTTTGAAAATCTCTATGTTCATGACGAACCGGAAATCGTCCGGGGCTTTGTCCGCTACGGCCGGTATTCCCGAAAAGATGTGTCGCGTATCCTCAATTATGAAACGAACCGTGAAGGCACGCTCAATGGCTATCAGATTGTCGGCGCTACGTGTCCCATTTTCGTCACCTACGAGAAACGGGAAGACATTTCAGCCAATACGAAGTACGAAGACCAGTTCGTTTCGCCGCAGCAGTTCAGCTGGATGACGCGGGCCCGGATTCACCTGACATCGTCGCAGATTCCGGCGATTTGCGATGAACACACGCGAAAATTATTGTTTGTGAAAAAGAGCGATGCCGAAGGGTCCGATTTCTATTATATCGGTGATTTAACCGTTCTAGGGAAACCCGTCGAAACGACCATTGCCAATGACAAAGGACAGCAGCTGCCCATTGTCAATTTCCAATTTCTCTTGGATAAGCCGGTAGAAGATAAGCTCTATCGGTATTTGTGCGAATGA
- the csm6 gene encoding type III-A CRISPR-associated CARF protein Csm6: MKILFSPIGTTDPVRNCRDGACLHILRYYHPDKVVLYFTAEMEKRERNTHMYTLGIEHVQPGCPVESLYSGIVDAHLYDAYLHDLPGHVLKLHQIYPEAEILLNLSSGTPQIKVVLAIMSTEYAWCRGIQVASPEHRSNTNNIPVQDEEDVEEMLACNEDDEPDAPNRCEEPHLEILRFYREKYEIMSLVNQYEYMGAWAFCKGSHTISAQTKKLIQFAMYRSDLQTKAAQQIMRKYHGQALFPFEREGESLTEYLLTMQIHKEKKQYASFMVQISPFLYELFVTYAKMNLKIPLLNYREKVAGRRILRRQTLLQKPQGPELIAYLDHVWPQPFYDSELSFILLYQVFCFAEQFDGAKDAEKHHEFMTDPLMNSANPYMDKLRKLRNNTAHEIINVTEETIQKRTGLTPDDIMTSFWNLLSIIYGSPVNRQRMAYKRLNQWIGESLLINL; encoded by the coding sequence ATGAAAATATTATTTTCGCCGATTGGAACGACGGATCCTGTGCGTAATTGTCGAGATGGCGCTTGCCTTCATATTTTACGCTATTACCATCCTGATAAAGTTGTTCTTTATTTTACGGCTGAAATGGAAAAACGCGAACGAAATACGCATATGTATACCTTGGGCATTGAACATGTCCAGCCAGGATGTCCGGTAGAATCGCTTTATTCCGGGATTGTAGACGCTCATCTGTATGATGCCTATCTGCATGATTTGCCAGGGCATGTTTTGAAATTGCATCAAATCTATCCGGAGGCGGAAATCTTGTTGAATCTTAGTTCCGGAACGCCACAGATTAAAGTCGTTTTAGCTATTATGAGTACCGAATATGCTTGGTGCCGCGGCATTCAGGTTGCTTCGCCAGAACACCGCTCCAATACGAATAATATTCCTGTCCAAGATGAAGAAGATGTAGAAGAAATGCTGGCTTGCAATGAAGACGATGAACCCGATGCGCCGAACCGCTGTGAAGAGCCGCATTTGGAAATATTGCGGTTTTATCGCGAGAAATATGAAATCATGTCTCTCGTCAACCAGTACGAATATATGGGAGCCTGGGCCTTTTGCAAAGGCAGCCATACTATCTCTGCTCAGACAAAGAAGCTGATCCAGTTTGCCATGTACCGTTCCGATTTGCAGACGAAAGCGGCGCAACAGATTATGCGAAAATACCATGGGCAAGCCTTATTTCCCTTTGAAAGAGAAGGGGAGAGCTTGACAGAATATTTGTTGACCATGCAAATCCATAAAGAGAAGAAACAGTATGCCAGCTTCATGGTGCAAATCTCCCCCTTCCTTTATGAATTATTTGTGACCTATGCCAAGATGAATCTGAAAATACCCCTCCTCAATTACCGGGAAAAAGTAGCAGGACGCAGAATCTTACGGCGGCAGACACTGCTCCAGAAACCACAGGGGCCGGAACTGATTGCCTATTTGGACCATGTTTGGCCTCAACCTTTTTATGATAGCGAATTGTCTTTTATTTTGCTCTATCAAGTTTTCTGCTTTGCTGAACAATTCGATGGTGCCAAAGATGCGGAAAAACATCATGAATTCATGACAGATCCGTTGATGAATTCGGCAAACCCTTATATGGATAAGCTGCGAAAATTACGCAATAATACAGCTCACGAAATCATCAATGTCACGGAAGAAACTATCCAGAAAAGGACGGGGCTGACTCCTGATGACATTATGACATCGTTTTGGAATCTTTTATCCATTATATATGGTTCCCCTGTGAATCGCCAACGCATGGCTTATAAGCGATTGAATCAATGGATTGGAGAATCATTGTTGATAAACCTGTGA
- a CDS encoding PIN/TRAM domain-containing protein gives MEDKYGLDHEEPKSKKFNGRNVADNIMKGVIVLIMAVIFVMIADQVITTPFISAEIEGEFFHGSIFGTTIITIVAYIIGILVGALVGYGISPFVLRLIWAAIHRIESGLSDFESQDIIVGTLGLLFGLIIANLIGLAFARLPIIGAYGPIVFSIVFGYAGMSIATRKKSEIIALVSNLRLGKSGKEHSGKRKDMDFSGKLLDTSAIIDGRIAEICSTGFLEGPLLVPVFVLEELQLIADSSDLLKRNKGRRGLDILKQMQEDNYVEVRIINDDFDDVQGVDSKLVRLGRKINAKVVTNDYNLNKVAALQGVAVLNINDLANALKPARIPGEHMNVLIVKAGKEENQGVAYLDDGTMIVVEDGQKYIGSTVPVTVTSVLQTSAGRMIFVKIANE, from the coding sequence ATGGAAGATAAATATGGATTGGACCACGAGGAGCCGAAGTCGAAGAAATTCAATGGGCGCAATGTGGCCGACAACATCATGAAAGGGGTCATCGTCCTGATTATGGCGGTCATTTTTGTCATGATTGCCGACCAGGTCATTACGACGCCCTTCATCAGTGCCGAAATAGAAGGGGAATTTTTCCACGGCAGTATTTTCGGGACGACTATCATCACCATCGTGGCCTACATCATCGGCATTCTCGTCGGGGCCCTGGTGGGATATGGGATTTCACCGTTCGTGCTGCGCCTGATCTGGGCGGCGATTCACCGCATCGAATCGGGCCTGAGTGATTTCGAGAGCCAGGATATCATCGTCGGGACGCTGGGATTGCTTTTTGGACTTATTATTGCGAATTTAATTGGCCTGGCGTTCGCCCGTCTGCCGATCATCGGGGCCTATGGCCCGATCGTCTTCAGCATCGTCTTCGGCTATGCCGGCATGAGCATTGCCACCCGCAAGAAGAGCGAAATCATCGCCCTGGTCAGCAACCTGCGCCTGGGCAAGTCCGGCAAGGAGCACAGCGGCAAGCGCAAGGATATGGACTTTTCCGGCAAGCTCCTCGATACGAGTGCCATCATCGACGGCCGTATCGCCGAAATCTGCAGTACGGGCTTCCTCGAAGGGCCCCTGCTGGTGCCGGTCTTCGTCCTGGAAGAACTGCAGCTCATCGCCGATTCGTCGGATTTGCTGAAGCGCAATAAGGGCCGCCGCGGCCTGGATATCCTGAAGCAGATGCAGGAAGATAATTACGTCGAAGTCCGCATCATCAACGATGATTTCGATGACGTCCAGGGCGTCGATTCCAAGCTCGTCCGCCTGGGCCGCAAGATCAATGCCAAAGTCGTCACCAACGACTATAATTTGAATAAGGTCGCTGCCCTCCAGGGCGTGGCCGTCCTCAATATCAACGACCTGGCCAATGCCCTGAAACCGGCCCGCATCCCTGGGGAACACATGAACGTCCTCATCGTCAAGGCTGGCAAGGAAGAGAACCAGGGCGTGGCCTATCTCGATGACGGCACGATGATCGTCGTCGAAGATGGTCAGAAATACATCGGTTCTACCGTGCCCGTTACGGTGACGTCGGTCTTGCAGACGTCGGCTGGGCGCATGATATTCGTCAAGATTGCAAATGAGTAG
- the csm4 gene encoding type III-A CRISPR-associated RAMP protein Csm4, with translation MKYALYPLQFDTPVHFGCAENGGKLEQSSLNYRADSLFSALCYELSLQGDEKGLTHLQEAIVKGKLVFSDLFPYIYDDTEELQLYVPKPILSIPAESRQETVDYDTFRRQATQQKRQKKLSYIRISQLADFIQAMKAGKSFCSDEPCFGCGQLLTRVNCTEAVPRPYYVHQIQFTEEAGLYGLVGYEDDEDWDWLQSLLELLGFSGIGGKRSSGYGKFHFRDDPIDMDELGVYEDDRILYKGLTMSNASMYMCLSVLLPTPAEVIDVQEGQYALCRRSGFLSPDGGRMQKKNDIYMIQAGSCFPKKLAGCMAEVGGQDAVHPVWRYGKGLYVGVML, from the coding sequence ATGAAGTACGCTCTGTATCCTTTACAATTCGATACACCCGTTCATTTTGGCTGTGCTGAAAATGGAGGGAAGCTGGAACAAAGTTCTCTGAACTATCGGGCAGATAGCCTGTTCAGTGCCCTATGTTATGAGCTGTCACTGCAAGGCGATGAAAAGGGTCTGACTCACCTCCAGGAAGCCATAGTGAAGGGAAAACTTGTTTTTTCGGACCTTTTTCCTTATATTTATGATGATACAGAAGAACTGCAGCTGTATGTGCCTAAGCCTATTTTAAGCATTCCCGCTGAGAGCCGACAGGAAACAGTTGACTATGATACTTTTCGTCGGCAGGCTACGCAGCAGAAGCGGCAAAAGAAACTATCTTATATACGGATATCCCAATTAGCTGATTTTATACAAGCCATGAAGGCTGGTAAATCCTTTTGCAGCGATGAACCTTGCTTCGGCTGCGGCCAGTTGCTGACGCGGGTGAATTGCACAGAGGCTGTTCCGCGTCCTTATTATGTCCATCAGATTCAGTTTACAGAAGAAGCTGGGCTATACGGACTTGTTGGTTATGAAGACGATGAAGATTGGGATTGGCTTCAGTCTTTACTGGAATTGCTGGGCTTTTCTGGTATTGGTGGGAAACGCAGCAGTGGTTACGGAAAATTTCACTTTCGGGATGACCCTATTGATATGGATGAACTCGGAGTCTACGAAGATGACCGTATTTTATATAAAGGATTGACGATGTCCAACGCTTCGATGTATATGTGTTTGTCTGTCCTGCTGCCAACACCAGCTGAAGTGATTGACGTCCAGGAAGGCCAGTACGCACTTTGTCGACGCAGCGGCTTTTTATCTCCTGACGGCGGTAGGATGCAAAAGAAAAATGACATTTATATGATACAGGCTGGGTCCTGCTTCCCTAAAAAGCTGGCCGGTTGTATGGCCGAAGTAGGCGGACAGGATGCGGTTCATCCCGTGTGGCGGTATGGCAAAGGATTGTATGTGGGGGTGATGCTATGA